The genomic window GCGGCCACTCTGGGAGTGCACCCGGCTGACCTGGTAGCCGCCCAGGAAGCCTGCCTCCCACCCCGTCCGCTGGAAGAGGGGGGGCGGTCGGTCCCTGGGCCGGGAGAGCCGGGCGATGAGGACAGCCTCGATCTGGCCCTGGCCCTGGGCAGGCTGGAGCCGCGGGAGAGGGCCATCGTCCAGGGGCGGTACCTCGAAGATCTCACCCAGCAGGAGATGGCGGCCCGCCTGGGGATTTCGCAGTCCCAGGTTTCGCGGCTGGAGCGAAAGGCCCTGCTCCGACTCCGCGAACTGCTGGCATGGCATACCAGCGGCTGCAACCGAGACAAACTACTAGCCGCAAAGGAGGGTGATGGCCATGCCGGTGGTCAAGGTTTTGGAACTGGTGGGTAGTTCGCCTAACAGCTTTCAGGAAGCGGTGCAGAATGCGGTGACGGAGGCTGCCCGCACGGTGGAAAACATCACGGGAGTCGAGGTGGTCAACTGGACCGCCGAGGTACAGGGGCAGCAGGTCTCCGAGTACCGGGCCAATGTCAAGGTAGCTTTCGTGGTGGACAATCAAAAGCGGAAGATCAGGCCGGGAACCTGAACATGAGCCAGGCCAGATCCCCGCAGCAAGTTTATCAGCAGACGGCGCGGGCCATGCAGCCCCGACGTCCCATCTTTAAGAACACAGTGCTGGCATTCCTGGTAGGGGGCGCGATCTGTGGCCTGGCCCAGTTTTTCCTTTCCTACCTCACGGCCCGTGGCCTGCCCCAGAAAGAGGCTCTGGCGGCCACCTCCGGATTCATGGTGTTCTGGGGGGCGCTGCTGACCGGCCTGGGCGTGTACGACGTCATCGGCCGGGTGGGAGGAATGGGAGCTGCTCTCCCCATCACCGGGTTTGCCAACTCCATGGTCTCCCCGGCCCTTGAATTCAAACGGGAAGGTTACGTCCTGGGGGTGGGGGCCAAGCTGTTCACGGTAGCGGGCCCCGTCATCGTCTACGGTCTGGTTTCGGCTGTCTTCGTGGTTCTGGCCAGGTGGCTGATCACGGGCCACCCCTGAAGCGGGGATGGCGGGAGGAGGTCGGCGGTTTGTCCAAGCGGCTGGGACAGCAGACGGTGGTGTTTTCCCAACCACCGATCATTCTGAGCGCTGCCAGCGTAGTGGGTCCCGAAGAGGGTAACGGCCCCCTGGGTCAGTATTTCGATGTGGTTAAGCAGGACCGACTGCTGGGACAAAAGTCGTGGGAACTGGCGGAAAAGCTGCTGTGCGAGGAAGCCTGCGACCTTGCCATCAAGAAGGTGGGGTTTACTCCCCAGCGGGTGGATTTTTTCCTGGCCGGTGACCTGCTCAACCAGATCATCACCGCCAGCTTTTCCGCCCAGACCCTGGGTGTCCCCTTCCTGGGATTGTTCGGGGCCTGTTCCACCCTGGCCGAAGGGCTCGCCCTGGGGGGGATGCTGCTGGACGGGGGATTTGCCACCTGCGTGCTCACCGCGTGCGCCAGCCACCACGATACCGCCGAGAGGCAGTACCGCTACCCCACCGAGCTGGGAGTGCAGCGGCCTCCCACCGCCCAGTGGACGGTTACCGGGGCGGGAGCGGTGCTGCTCGGGTTGTCCGGCCCCGGCCCCCGGCTGACCCACTGCACCGTGGGAAAGGTTATCTCCATGGGGCTGAAGGACCCCTCCGACCTGGGCTCGGCCATGGCCCCGGCGGCAGCGGAGACCATCTGGCAGCACCTGCAGGACACCGGCCGCCTGCCGGCCGACTATGATCTCATCGCCACCGGAGACCTGGGGGCGGTGGGTCATCCCATCTGCGGGCGCCTGCTGGCCGACCGGGGAGTTGCCCTGGGGGAAAACTTCACGGACTGCGGGCTCCTCATTTACGACCGCAAAAAACAGCGGGTGGACGCGGGCGGTTCCGGCTGTGGCTGCTCGGCGGTGGTGTTTGCCTCATACCTGGTCCCCCGGCTGGTGGCAAAGGAAATCAGGCGGCTTCTGCTGGTGCCCACGGGGGCGCTGTTCAGCACGACCTCGTGGAAGCAGGGTCAGGAGATTCCGGCTGTCGCCCACGCGGTGGCAGTAGAAATTCCCGCCTGATCGCCAGGATCTCGGGCCCCTGCTGTCAAACATCTATGTGGTGACCACCTTGCCATGGGGTTTCACGGGTGGCCGCCCGTCGGTATTGGTGCAGTTACAGGGCAGTATTCGTTCTGAGGGGGTAATCCCACATGAGATTGCCGGCAGGGGCTGAACAGAGCATCTTGCGGTCAGCGGGTCTGCGCGTCACCCCTCAGCGCGTGGCGATCCTCGGGTTCCTGCGGGGCAGCAAGGCCCACCCCAGCCCGGAGATGGTGTACCGGGAACTCAAGCCCGTCTATCCGGGGCTGAGTCTTAACACGGTGTACCAGACCCTCCACGCCCTGGAGGAGGCGGGGCTGCTCCGGCGCATCAGCATGGAGGAGAACGTCTACCGGTACGACGCCAATGTAGCTCCCCACGTGCACCTGGTGTGCCGCGGCTGCGGGCGGGTGGAAGATTGTGACGGCGACCTGGGACCCCTGCTCGAACAGCTGGGACGGGCAGTGGCAGCCCGGTCCGCCTGGGACATCCGGGCCCAGGATTCCTGCTTCTACGGGTACTGCCCCCGCTGCCGGCAGGAACAGGGGGAGTCCCCGCAGACCGGAGAGGAGGAGGTCTGAGGGGATGGCATTCGATGTGATCGACGCAGTCAGGCTGGGGGCGGCCAAAGGCACGCGCGCTTGTTGGTGACGTAAGACAGGGGGGAGGGGGAGGCCTTGGAACCGCTGTCGGGCGCGGTGAAAGAGGGCGGTGAGGGCAGTCTGGGGGCCAGGCTCAGGCGGCTGCGCCTGGAGAAGGGGATCAGCCTGCGTGCCCTGGCCCAGGCCACGGGACTCACGCCCAGCTTCCTGAGTCAGGTGGAGCGAGACCTGGCTGAACCCTCCATTACCTCCCTGCGCCGTATCGCCGAGGCGCTTTCCGTGCCGGTATTTCTCCTTTTCGTGAACTCAGCCGGGCAGAGCCCTGTGGTGCGGAAGCACACGCGCCGCATGGTGCACCTGCCCGGCTCCGGACTCACCTACCAGTTGCTGGTACCTGACCTGAACCGCCAGATGGAGGCCATCATGACCACCGTGCAGCCGGGGGGCCAAACCTCAGAAGTGCCCATTAGCCACGAGGGCGAAGAGTGGACGATGGTCCTGAGAGGAAGGATGGTCATCCATCTGGCCGATGAGACGTACACCCTTGAGGAAGGCGATTGCATTTACTACCACGCCAGCCTGCCTCACCTGATCCGTAACGGGGGTGAGGAGGAACTGGTCGTGGTATCCGTCATGACCCCTGCCCGCTTCTAACGGCGGTCGGTTGGGCCAGGTGCGTTTCCACGAAGGTTGCCACCACGTCGCTCAGGTCGGGCTTGCCGACTTCCTGGAGCTCGTACCTTACCCGCACGGCCGGCTTGTCGATCCTGATCAGGCGACCCAGGTCGATGGGGGTGGCTACCACTACCAGGTCCGCGGGCGTGGCGTTGATGGTAGCTTCCAGTTCCCGCACCTGCTGCGGGCTGTATCCCATAGCCGGCAGAACCCGCTCCAGGTGTGGATACTTGCGGTACACGTCCCGGATGCTCCCGGTAGCGAAGGGGCGAGGGTCCACCAGTTCGGCTGCGCCCCAGCGCCGGGCGGCCACGGTCCCCGCACCGTACGGCATCTCCCCGTGGGTGACGCTGGGCCCGTCCTCGACCACCAGAACCCGGCGGCCGTGTACGCGGGACGAGTCACTGGCAAATATGGGGGAGGCGGCCTCGATGATCAGGGCCCCAGGGTTGACCTCGACCACGTTGTTGCGCACGGCCAGCACATCTTCGGGGCGGGCGGTATCCACCTTGTTGATGACCACCGCCTGTGCCCGCCGCACGTTGGTTTCGCCGGGGTGGTAGCTCAACTCGTGACCGGCGCGATGAGGATCGACCACGCACACCGTGTAGTCGGGTTGGAAGAAGGGGAGGTCATTGTTGCCACCGTCCCAGACGATGATGTCCGCCTCCTCTTCGGCGGCGCGAAGGATGCGGCCGTAATCCACCCCTGCGTACACGATGGCCCCCCGGTCCAGGTGCGGTTCATATTCCTCGCGCTCTTCGATGGTGCACCGGTGCTCGTCCAGGTCCTGATAAGAGGCAAAGCGCTGGCAGACCTGGCGGCGCAGGTCGCCGTACGGCATGGGGTGACGGACCACCACCACCCGCCATCCCGCTTCTCGGAGGAGGCGGACGAGCTTGCGGGAAGTCTGGCTTTTCCCCGAGCCGGTGCGGGCGGCCACCACGGCCAGCACGGGGCACCGAGACCGCAGCATGGTGCGGTTGGGGCCCAGCAGCCAGAAGTCAGCTCCTTCGGCCAGCACCAGCGACGCCCGGTGCATCACGTACTGGTGGCTGACGTCGCTGTACGAGAACACCACCGCGTCCGCGCGGAGCTCCCGGATCAGTCGGGGAAGTTCCTCTTCCGGGTAGATAGGGATGCCGTCCGGGTACAGTGCCCCCGCCAGCTCGGCGGGATAAGTACGGTTGGCGATGTCCGGGATCTGGGTGGCGGTGAACGCCACCACCTGGTACCGGGGGTCGTCCCGAAAGACCGTGTTGAAATCGTGGAAGTCGCGACCGGCTGCTCCCATGATGATGACTCTTGTCTGCGACATGGCGATTTCTCCTCTCCCTCCCATTTTATGCAGGCCTGCATATGCATCGCCTGAATGATTCGCGGTCCCCCCCGTGCTTTCCTTCCGGGAGGAATCCCGATGGGGGCGTTGAATTAGCCTGGAGGATGTTAAGTGACGCTTACCAGGGAGGGAACCGCCTTGGCCGAAAATGTGGTGGGGCTGCAGTGTACCCTGTGCGGGCGTGTGCACCAGGCTGCACCCGACGTCTACACTTGCCCCTATTGCGGGGACAGGGGCATCCTGGACGTGCTGTTCGACTACGATTACGTGCGCTCCCGCCTGACCCGCGATTCCCTGCGGGCCAATCAGGACCTGACCATGTGGCGTTACCTGCCCCTCTTACCCTGCGCACCGTCCTCCCCGCGTCCCGCCCTGCGGGTGGGGTGGACCCCTCTGTACCGGGTGGAGCGGTACGCCCGCGCTCTCGGCCTGGGGGAGGTGTACGTCAAGGATGACGGTCTCAATCCCACCTGCTCGCTTAAAGATCGTGCTTCCGCCCTGGGGGTGGTGAAGGCGCAGGAAGCGGGGGCTACGGCCATCGCCTGCTCGTCCACGGGTAACGCCGGCTCGTCCCTGGCTGGCAACGCCACCTCGGCGGGGCTCCGCAGCTACATTTTCGTGCCGGAAAGGGCTCCCAAGGGTAAGCTGGCGCAACTTCTTTTGTTCGGAGCCACCGTGGTGAGCGTAAAGGGCAACTACGAGGACGCCTTTCGCCTTTCCATGGAGGCCATCCGCAGGTGGGGGTGGTATAACCGTAATGCTGCCCTGAACCCATATCTGGTGGAGGGCAAGAAAACAGTATCGCTGGAGATCGCCGAGCAGATGGGCTGGCGGGTACCCGACTGGGTGGTAGTCTCCGTGGGGGATGGGTGCACCATCGCAGGTGTAGGCAAAGGGTTTTCAGACCTCCTGGCCTGTGGCCTTATCGACCGATTGCCCCGATTGCTGGGTGTGCAGGCGGAAGGTTGTGCCCCCATCTACCGCGCCTTCCGGGCGGGGCGGGAAGAAATCGTGCCCGAACCGGAGGAGACGCTGGCCGACAGCATCGCCGTGGGGGTACCGCGAAACCCGGTGAAAGCCCTACGA from Bacillota bacterium includes these protein-coding regions:
- a CDS encoding sigma-70 family RNA polymerase sigma factor, with product MERELWPGIEQHFPLVWSLVNRLGARGPEREDLFAAGCLGLVKAWKRFNPDLGTAFSTYAVPFILGELRRHMRGSRGVVVPRSARDLVLRAGQTRARLAQERGEEPSLGEVAATLGVHPADLVAAQEACLPPRPLEEGGRSVPGPGEPGDEDSLDLALALGRLEPRERAIVQGRYLEDLTQQEMAARLGISQSQVSRLERKALLRLRELLAWHTSGCNRDKLLAAKEGDGHAGGQGFGTGG
- a CDS encoding dodecin family protein, which gives rise to MPVVKVLELVGSSPNSFQEAVQNAVTEAARTVENITGVEVVNWTAEVQGQQVSEYRANVKVAFVVDNQKRKIRPGT
- a CDS encoding SpoVA/SpoVAEb family sporulation membrane protein; this encodes MSQARSPQQVYQQTARAMQPRRPIFKNTVLAFLVGGAICGLAQFFLSYLTARGLPQKEALAATSGFMVFWGALLTGLGVYDVIGRVGGMGAALPITGFANSMVSPALEFKREGYVLGVGAKLFTVAGPVIVYGLVSAVFVVLARWLITGHP
- the spoVAD gene encoding stage V sporulation protein AD — encoded protein: MSKRLGQQTVVFSQPPIILSAASVVGPEEGNGPLGQYFDVVKQDRLLGQKSWELAEKLLCEEACDLAIKKVGFTPQRVDFFLAGDLLNQIITASFSAQTLGVPFLGLFGACSTLAEGLALGGMLLDGGFATCVLTACASHHDTAERQYRYPTELGVQRPPTAQWTVTGAGAVLLGLSGPGPRLTHCTVGKVISMGLKDPSDLGSAMAPAAAETIWQHLQDTGRLPADYDLIATGDLGAVGHPICGRLLADRGVALGENFTDCGLLIYDRKKQRVDAGGSGCGCSAVVFASYLVPRLVAKEIRRLLLVPTGALFSTTSWKQGQEIPAVAHAVAVEIPA
- a CDS encoding Fur family transcriptional regulator, whose protein sequence is MRLPAGAEQSILRSAGLRVTPQRVAILGFLRGSKAHPSPEMVYRELKPVYPGLSLNTVYQTLHALEEAGLLRRISMEENVYRYDANVAPHVHLVCRGCGRVEDCDGDLGPLLEQLGRAVAARSAWDIRAQDSCFYGYCPRCRQEQGESPQTGEEEV
- a CDS encoding XRE family transcriptional regulator: MEPLSGAVKEGGEGSLGARLRRLRLEKGISLRALAQATGLTPSFLSQVERDLAEPSITSLRRIAEALSVPVFLLFVNSAGQSPVVRKHTRRMVHLPGSGLTYQLLVPDLNRQMEAIMTTVQPGGQTSEVPISHEGEEWTMVLRGRMVIHLADETYTLEEGDCIYYHASLPHLIRNGGEEELVVVSVMTPARF
- a CDS encoding cyclic 2,3-diphosphoglycerate synthase, with amino-acid sequence MSQTRVIIMGAAGRDFHDFNTVFRDDPRYQVVAFTATQIPDIANRTYPAELAGALYPDGIPIYPEEELPRLIRELRADAVVFSYSDVSHQYVMHRASLVLAEGADFWLLGPNRTMLRSRCPVLAVVAARTGSGKSQTSRKLVRLLREAGWRVVVVRHPMPYGDLRRQVCQRFASYQDLDEHRCTIEEREEYEPHLDRGAIVYAGVDYGRILRAAEEEADIIVWDGGNNDLPFFQPDYTVCVVDPHRAGHELSYHPGETNVRRAQAVVINKVDTARPEDVLAVRNNVVEVNPGALIIEAASPIFASDSSRVHGRRVLVVEDGPSVTHGEMPYGAGTVAARRWGAAELVDPRPFATGSIRDVYRKYPHLERVLPAMGYSPQQVRELEATINATPADLVVVATPIDLGRLIRIDKPAVRVRYELQEVGKPDLSDVVATFVETHLAQPTAVRSGQGS
- a CDS encoding threonine synthase; translation: MTLTREGTALAENVVGLQCTLCGRVHQAAPDVYTCPYCGDRGILDVLFDYDYVRSRLTRDSLRANQDLTMWRYLPLLPCAPSSPRPALRVGWTPLYRVERYARALGLGEVYVKDDGLNPTCSLKDRASALGVVKAQEAGATAIACSSTGNAGSSLAGNATSAGLRSYIFVPERAPKGKLAQLLLFGATVVSVKGNYEDAFRLSMEAIRRWGWYNRNAALNPYLVEGKKTVSLEIAEQMGWRVPDWVVVSVGDGCTIAGVGKGFSDLLACGLIDRLPRLLGVQAEGCAPIYRAFRAGREEIVPEPEETLADSIAVGVPRNPVKALRAVRSSGGEIITVSDREILEAMRLLGSTEGLFAEPAAAAGFAGLARAVNRGLIRRGELVVGIITGNGLKDVASAMKAAGEPIHIPPDLDVLAEAMHTRERRGGE